The genomic region GACGCGTGCCGCCGCGCCGGCGCTGCCGCCGACGGTCACGCGGCCGCGGATCAGCGTGCCCAGCATCGTGAAGAAGCGGCGGTTGACGTTCTCGATCGGTGAGGAGTAGGTGCCGTCCTCGGCGACGTCGGCGTACTTGTTGAGCAGGTTCTCGCGCGGGATGCGGACCTGGTCGAACTGGATGCGGCCGTTGTCCACACCGGGCAGGCCGCCCTTGTAATGACAGTCCGACGTGATCACACCCGGAAGGTCGTTGCCCTCCTCGTCACGGATCGGCACGATGAAGCAGTGCACGCCGTGGCCTTCGTCGTCGGCGGTGATGAGCTGTGCGAAAACCGCTGCAACGCGCGCGCTTTCGGCGGCACCGCCGATGTAATCCTTGCGCGAGGTGGGTGTCGGCGAGTGGATGACGAACTCTTGGGTGGCCGGGTCGTAGGTCGCGGTGGTCTCCAGCGACTGCACGTCGCTGCCGTGGCCCGTCTCGGTCATGGCGAAGCAGCCGAGCAGGTCGAGGTCGATGATCTTCTGGACGTAGGCCTCGTGGTGGCGCTCGGTGCCCAGGTTCTCGACAGCACCACCGAACAGCCCCCATTGCACGCCGGCCTTCACCATCAGCGACAGATCCGACATCGCCAGCATCTCGATCTGGGTGACCGCGGCGCCGACGTCTCCGTTGCCCCCGTGCTCCTTCTTGAACCCGTCCTCCGCCGCGCCGCGGTCGGCCATGATCCTCATCTGCTCGCCCACCTTCGTGCGTGCGATGACGGTGTTCGGCGTGTAGTGCGGCCGGAAGACCTCACTGGAGAGCTCTTTGCGCATCTTGTTCTTCACATCGCGCCACCGGCCGTCGAGTGCGTTGCGCAGATGGTCCGCGGTACTGGTCATGACTCGACGGTAACCCTCCGAAAGGATTCGCAAACTGTGATGTCACAAACCGCAAGCGTGACGTCACCAACCAAGGCGACCCTGGCTAGCCCGCGCCGTTCCCTTGGCGTTGAATCGCGGTATGCCCGAATCGGAGAACGCCCCGCTGTCGCCGACAGGTCTGCCGCACACCGTTCACCACCGGCACGCCGACGTGACCGGGGGCTGGCTGCGGGCCGCCACCTTCGGTGCGATGGACGGTCTGGTCAGCAACACCGCGCTGATCGCGGGCGTCGCGGCCGCCGCGGACGCGCGCACCGTGGTGCTCAGCGGCGTGGCCGGGCTGCTCGCAGGCGCCTTCTCGATGGCGCTCGGCGAGTACACCTCGGTGACCACCGCCAACGAGCAGATCGACTCCGAGGTGGGCGTCGAGCGGCGCGCGTTTCGCAAGCATCCCAACGCCGAGAAGGCTGAGCTGGTGCAAGTGCTGATGGAGATGGGGATGACGCAGGAGACCGCCGCCAGGGCCACCGAGGAGGTGCATCGCGACGAGAACCGCGCCATCAACTTCCATCTGGTGCAGGAGCTGGGCATCGACCCGCGCGAGAAGCCATCTGCGTGGGTCGCGGCGGGATCGTCGTTCGTGTTGTTCGCGATCGGCGCCATCATCCCGCTGATCCCGTACCTGCTCGGATTCGCCTCCCTGTGGGCGGGCCTGCTGTGCGGCGGGGCGGGGTTGCTCGTCGCAGGCGGGGTGGCCGCGCAGTTCACCCGTCGACCGGTCTGGCTGGCCTCGTCGCGCCAGTTGGCGTTCGGGGCCGTCGCGATCGCGGCCACCTATGTGGTAGGCACGCTGGTCGACAAGGTGCTGTAGTGCGGCGTTGCCTCGGCCTGCTGCTGTGCGCGGCGATGCTGTCGGCGTGCGGCGCCGCGGCCACCGCCCCCGCGCCGCTGACCTACCTGGGTCAGCTGCAGCTGCCCGGCAAGCAGTTCGACGGCACCGTCGTGGGCGGCTTGTCGGACATCGACTACGACCCCGCTACCCAGTTGTATTTCATCGCCAGCGACGACCGCTCGGAGCAGAACCCGGCACGCTTCTACACCGCACGGATCTCGTTGAGCGACAACGGCGTCGACAATGTCGAGTTCGTCTCGACGCATCCGTGGCTGAACCGGGACGGTCAGCCCTTCGCTGCTTCGGACACCGGTGCGCGACCGCCGAGCCTGCCGCCGGACCCGGAGGGTATCGCGTTCGACCCCCGCCGTCAACTGCTGTACTGGTCCTACGAGGGCACGCGGGTGCTCGACGCACCCAACGAGCCCGCGCTCAGTGATCCGCGAGTGCTGATCGCCACCCCGGACGGGCGATACGTCGGAGAGTTCGCGCTGCCGCCGGTGCTGCGCACGTCGACCGGCCAGACGGGGCCGCGCAACAACCTCGGCTTGGAGGGCCTGACGTTGGCGCCCGGCGGGCAGGTGCTCTGGGCGGCGATGGAGGGCCCCGGGTTCAACGACGGCGCCGTTCCCACCGAAGCCGCGGGCGCGCTCACCCGCGTCATGCGATTCAATGTCGAAACACGCCGCGCAACAGCGCAATACGCCTATCCGCTGGACCCGGTACCCACCGGCCCCGACGGTGACAACGGGTTGACCGCGTTGCTTGCCCTAAGCGACACCGACTTCCTGGCGGTCGAGCGTTCGTATGGCAGCCATGTGTCGGTGCGCGTCTACCGCGTCACCCTCGGCGACGCCGAGGACGTGTCGGATCGATCGTCGTTGACGTCGCCGCCGGTGCGGCCGATGAGCAAGACACTGCTGGCCGACCTGACGTCTGCTGTCGACCCGTTGGACAACGTCGAGGCGATCACGTTCGGCCCGGAACTGCCCGACGGCCGCCGATCGGTTCTGATGGTCAGCGACGACAACTTCTCCGACGACCAGATCACGCAGTTCCTGGCCTTCGCCCTTTAGGTGTCGCTGCCGACGGCGATCGCGGTCGGTCGGTCAGTGCGGGACGGCGTCGGGGGCGACCGCGTCGGCCAGCAGCCTGCGCAGCACGACCACGGCGTCGCCGAGGGTCTGCCGGTCGACTTCGGAGAGCCGCTCCAGATAGGGGTCGATCGCCGCGCCGCGATCCACCCTGACCTGCCGCAGGGTCGCGACGCCGGCCGGGGTGATCCGGATGAGTACCGCCCGCCCGTCAGCCGGGTCGACGGTGCGTGACACCAGTCCGGCCTCCTCGAGGCGGCGCACCTGTGTGGTCATCGTCGGCTGGGAACAGTGATCGAGCGCGGCCAGATCGGAGATCCGCGCGGCGCCCTGATCCTCGATGGTGGACAGCAGGCGCGCCTGCGCGAACCCGAACGGCAGGCGCGCACGCTGGGTGGCCAGTCGATTGATCCGTGCGACCACGGACAGCAGATCCGCTCCCAGGGTCTCGGTCATGCGGCCAGATTACATAGAACAGCTATGCGAATCAACCGGCCCGCCGATGCCTGCTCACAGCGCGGTGCAGGCTCGCGGATGCGCGGCTGGCAGAATCGTGCAATGACCGTGACCGGAGGCCAGACTCGACCATCCGGTCCCTTGCGTCCCGTCGAACTGGCGCAGGCCTCGGTCATGGCGGCGCTGTGCGCGGCCACCGCCATCATCGCGGTCGTGGTGCCGTTCGCGGCCGGGCTGTCGCTGCTGGGCACCGTGCCGATGGGCCTGCTGGCCTACCGCTACCGGTTGCGGGTGCTGCTCACCGCGACCATCGCGGGCGGCATCATCGCGTTCCTGATCGCCGGCATGGGCGGCTTCATGACCGTCGTCAACTGCGCCTACATCGGGGGGCTCACCGGAATCGTCAAGCGCCGGGGCCGGGGCACGGTGACGGTGCTGTTCGTCGCCATCGTCGCCGGAGCGGTGTTCGGCGCGGTCATCGTCGCGGCGTTGACCGTTCTGGTCCGGCTGCGAAACCTCATCTTCGCGGCGGTCACCGCCAACGTCGAGGGCACCGCGGCGATCATCGCCCGCTTCCCGGAGATGCAGGGCGTGGCCGACCGACTCAAGCGTGACTTCGCCACCGCACTGGACTACTGGCCGCTGCTGTTCTTCGGCGCCGGGGTGCTGTCCATCACGTTCGTCAGCCTGGTCGGCTGGTGGGCGCTCTCGCGGGTGATGGAACGACTGCTCGGCATCCCCGACGTCCACAAGCTCGAGTCGTCGACCGACGACGGCCCGATCGCCCCGGTGCCCGCCCGCCTGCGCGACGTCCGCTTCCGCTATCCGAAGGCCGACCACGACGCCCTCGGGCCGCTGTCGATGCACGTCGAGCCCGGCGAACACCTGGCGGTGACCGGAGCGAACGGATCGGGCAAGACGACGCTGATGCTGATGCTGGCCGGACGCGAACCGACCTCGGGCACCATCGAGCGCCCGGGGGCGATCGGGCTGGGCCGGCTCGGCGGAACCGCGGTGATCATGCAGCACCCCGAAAGCCAGGTCCTGGGCACCCGCGTGGCCGACGACGTGGTGTGGGGCCTGCCCCCCGGTACGGCCACCGACGTGCAGCGGCTGCTCGGCGAGGTCGGTCTCGACGGCTTGGGCGAGCGCGACACCGGCGGGTTGTCCGGGGGAGAGCTGCAGCGCCTCGCGGTGGCGGCCGCGCTCGCACGCGAGCCTTCACTGCTGATCGCCGACGAAGTCACCAGCATGGTCGACCAGCAGGGGCGCGACGGTCTGATGTCGGTGCTTTCCGAGCTGACGGGGCACCACCGGATGGCCCTGGTGCACATCACCCACTACAACGACGAGGCCGACGCCGCCGACCGGACCGTCGACCTCACCGACAGCAGCGGCGGCGACGACAACACCGACATGGTGGACACCGCGGCCGCTCCCAGCGCGACGGTGCCGGCGAGCCACCCCTCCGACACCCCGGTGCTCGAGTTGCACGGTGTCGGCCACGAGTACGGCAGCGGAACGCCGTGGGCCGCCACAGCGCTTCGCGACATCGACTTCACCGTCCACGAAGGCGACGGTGTTCTGATCCACGGCCTCAACGGCTCGGGCAAGTCGACGCTGGCCTGGATCATGGCCGGACTCACCGCGCCGACCTCGGGCAGCTGTCTGCTCGACGGCTCGCCCGCCTCAGAACAGGTTGGCGCGGTGGCTATTTCGTTTCAGGCGGCCCGGCTGCAACTGATGCGCAGCCGCGTCGACCTCGAAGTCGCCTCCGCCGCCGGCTTTTCGACCCGCGACCGCTCCCGCGTCGTCGATGCGCTGTCGAGCGTCGGTCTGGATCCCGCGCTGGCCAAACGGCGCATCGACCAGCTCAGCGGTGGGCAGATGCGCCGGGTGGTGCTGGCCGGATTGTTGGAGCGCTCACCACGCGCGCTGATCCTCGACGAACCGCTCGCCGGCCTGGACGCGGCCAGCGCACGCGGCCTGCTCCGGCTGCTGGTCGATCTGCGCCGCAACGCGGGGCTGACCGTGGTCGTCATCTCACACGACTTCTCCGGCCTCGAGGAGTTGTGCCCGCGCACACTGCATCTGGAGGCCGGCACGCTGGTTCCGGCGCCGACGGCGACGGGAGGGCGCTCATGACGTCACTGTCGACCGGCCGGCGGCAGCGTCGACCCGTGGTGCTGCTCCGGCCGGTGCCCGGTCCCAGCGTCATCCACGATCTGTGGGCCGGAACGAAACTCACCGTCGTCGCACTCATCGGCGTCCTGCTCACCTTCTACCCGGGCTGGGTGCCGATCGGTGCGGTCGCGGCGCTGGTGCTGCTGGCCGCGCGGCTGGCCAACGTTCCGCGCAGTGCGCTGCCATCGATTCCCGGTTGGCTGTGGTTCCTGGTGTTCCTCGGCGGGCTGACCGCCACCTTCGCCGGCGGCGACCCCGTCATCGGTGTCGGCTCGGTCGAGGTCGGTGTGGGCGGGTTGCTCAACTTCCTGCGGATCACCGCCCTGTCGATCGTCCTGCTGGGCCTCGGCGCCATGGTGTCGTTCACCACCAACGTCGCCGACGTCGCGCCCGCGGTGGCCACCTTGGGGCGGCCGCTGCGCCTGCTGCGAGTGCCGGTGCAGGACTGGGCGGTCGCGCTGGCGTTGGCCCTGCGGGCTTTTCCGATGCTCATCGACGAGTTCCGGGTGCTCTACGCGGCACGCAGATTGCGGCCCAAGGAGGCGCCCGTGCGCCGGCGGGCCCGGTTGCGCCGGTGGTGGCTGGAAGCCATCGACCTGCTGGCCGCAGCGATCACCGTCGCGCTCAGGCGCGCCGACGAGATGGGCGACGCCATCACCGCACGCGGCGGGGCCGGTCAGATCTCTGCGGCGCCGTCGCGGCCGAAAGCCGTCGACTGGTGGGCCTTCCTGATCGTGGCCGTGGTGTGCGGTGCGGCCCTGGCGCTGGAGCTGACGGTCGCCAGCACCAGCGCCGCTATCCGCTGATCCCCGACGGTCAGGACGCTTGCGCCTCACCGGTTCGCATGCCGTTCATGTACGCGGTCAGCTGCGCGCGGGAGCGTAGGGCGAGTTTACGATAGATGCGAGTCAGGTTGACCTCGACCGTCTTCGGGCTCAGGAACAGCCGCCCGGCGACCTCCCGGTTCGTCAACCCGACTGCGGTCAGCTCGGCCACGCGCTCTTCGGTGGGGGTGAGCACTGCGTTCGAGCGCCCGACGCCCGTACGGTCGAGTTCGGCGCGGACCCGCTGGGCCCACGACTCGACGCCGAGCGCCTCGAAGGCGGCCAGGGCGTCGGTCAACGCGGCCGCGGCCGTGGCCTTCTGGCGCTGACGCCGCAGCAGGAGCCCGAGCAGAAGTTGTGCGCGGGCCCGCTCGAACGGCATGACGGAGTCGCCGTGCAGCCTCAGCGCTTCGCGCGCCGCCGCCAGCGCAGCGTCCACCTGGCCGCTGTGGGCGAGGATCATCGCCCGGCACCGCTGGCAGATCGCCGGCAGCCATGTCCGCGTGCCGCCGGGGCGGTCCAGCGTGTCGACGAACCGCTGCGCCTCGTCCGGGCGGCCGAGGCCGAGCAGGCCTTCGACGGTGTCGGTGATCAAGCAGGCGACAACGGAATCCGCCATATCGCCGTCGCTGCGGCCGCACGCCTCGAGCACCACGCCGACCAACTCGGCACCCGGGGTGGCGGTGCGGCGGGGGGAGGTGTCGGGCACCGTGGCCATGTGCATTGCGGGCTCCTGTCGGCTCGTCTCACACGTACGGGCCGACCATAAGTTCGGCTCCGGCCCCGGCATGTGCGTAGTCGACTACTCCTCTTGCCCGGACGCGCCGGGACCCCGGCACTGGTCACGGCGCCTCGCCGTTAGGTTGGTGGCGTGACAGCAACCCGCCGAGTGGATGCCGACTTCCTCGGGCTGCCGCGACACGCCTTGGCCGACGCGGCGCTGTCGGCGGCGGTGGCCGCCGGCGCCGGATATGCCGACCTCCGCATCCACGCGATTACGACCGAATTTTTGCAACTGCGCGACGGCGAGTTGGAAAGCGCGGTCCTCGACCGGGAGATCGGCATGGCGGTGCGGGTGATCGTCGACGGCACGTGGGGATTCGCCTCGCATGCCGAGCTGAGCCCCGAGGTGGCCGCCGACACCGCCCGGCGCGCGGTCGCGGTGGCCACGACGCTGGCCCCGCTGAACGCCGAGCGCATCGAGTTGGCGGCCGAACCGGTGTACGCGGACGTGAGCTGGGTGTCGGACTACCGCATCGATCCGTTCGCCGTCGGGTTCGCCGAGAAGCTGGACGTCCTGGCGGAATACTCCGGTCGGTTGCTGGCTGCCGACGGCGTCGACCACGTCTCCGCGTTGCTCAACGCCGTCAAGGAGCAGACGTTCTACGCCGACACGTTCGGCTCGTCGATCACCCAGCAGCGGGTGCGGGTGCTGCCGTCGCTGGAAGCGGTCACGGTCGACGCCGCCGCCGGGACGTTCGACACGATGCGCACGCTGGCGCCGCCGACCGCCAGGGGCTGGGAAGCCGTCGCCTCGGACGAGGCGTGGGACTGGACCGGCGAGCTGGCTGCGCTGCCGTCGCTGCTTGCCGAGAAACTGAAGTCGCCGAGTGTCGCCGCGGGTCTGACCGATCTGGTGATCGACCCGTCCAACCTCTGGCTGACGATCCACGAATCGGTCGGCCACGCAACCGAATACGACCGTGCGATCGGCTACGAGGCGGCCTATGCGGGCACGTCGTTCGCGACGCCGGACAAGCTGGGCTCGATGCGCTACGGCTCGCCGGTGATGAACGTGACGGCGGACCGCACGGTCGACTACGGTCTGGCCACCGTCGGCTTCGACGACGAGGGGGTGCGGGCGCAGCAGTGGGATCTGGTGCGCGACGGCATCTTCGTGGGCTACCAGTTGGATCGGGTGTTCGCGCCGCGGCTCGGTGTGAGCCGGTCCAACGGCTGCGCCTACGCCGACTCGCCGCACCATGTGCCGATCCAGCGGATGCCCAACGTGTCGCTGGAACCCGCCGCTGAGGACATCAGCACCGAGGACCTCGTCGGCCGCGTGGCCGACGGCATCTACATCGTCGGGGACAAGAGCTGGTCGATTGACATGCAGCGCTACAACTTCCAGTTCACTGGCCAAAGGTTCTTCCGGATCCGGGACGGCCGCCTCGACGGTCAGGTGCGCGACGTGGCGTATCAGGCGACGACGACGGACTTCTGGGGGTCGCTGGACGCGGTCGGCGGGCCGTCCACCTGGCGCCTTGGCGGGGCGTTCAACTGCGGCAAGGCGCAACCGGGTCAAGTCGCACCGGTCAGCCACGGATGCCCGTCGGCGTTGTTCCGCGGGGTGAACGTGCTCAACACTCGGGCCGAGGGTGGACGGTAGGCCGTGATCGGTGCCCAGCAGGTCGTCGACATCGCGCTGGCCGAGGCCGTCAGGCTGGGCCGGGCCGACGAGACGATCGTCCTGGTGACGGACCGGTCCGACGCCGCGCTGCGGTGGGCGGGCAACTCGATGACCACCAACGGCGAGTCGTCGAGTCGGCAGACCACGGTGATCTCGATCATCCGCAACGGCGACGAAGCATACGTCGGTTCGGTGCGGTCCAGCGAGGTCGACCCGACGACGATCGCGGGTCTGGTCTCGTCGTCGCAGGAGGCGGCGCGCTCGGCGCCCGAGGCGCGGGACAGTGCCCCGCTCATTGCGGCCGGTGACCCGTCCGCGGACTGGGATGCGCCGCCGCCCGGCACCGGCGTGCAGGTGTTCAGGCCGGTCGCCGACGCTCTGGCCCGCCGGTTCCGCGGTGGTGACCAGTTGTACGGGTATGCCCGCCACATCCTGGAGACGACGTTCGTGGCCACCTCGGACGGGTTGCGGCGGCGCTTCACCCAGCCGACGGGCTCGGTGGAGATCAACGCCAAGCGTGACGGCGCCAGCGCGTGGGCCGGGTTCAGCACCGCCGACTTCGCCGATGTGCCAACCGATTCCATGCTCGAGCAGTTGTCGACGCGGCTGGGGTGGGCGAAGCGCTCCGTCGAGTTGCCTGCTGGACGGTATGAGACGCTGCTGCCGCCGTCCACCGTGGCGGACCTCCTGATCTACCTGACGTGGTCGATGGCCGGCCGCGGTGCGCAGGAGGGGAGAACGGCGCTGTCGGCGCCGGGTGGCGGCACGCGGGTGGGAGAGAAGCTCACCGAGTTGCCGCTGACGCTGTATTCCGATCCGTTCGCCGACGGGCTGGCCTGCACGCCGTTCGTGGCGACCTCGACGTCGTCGGAGCGGGTGTCGATGTTCGACAATGGCATGGACATCGAGCGGATGGACTGGATACGCGACGGCACGATCAACGCGCTGGCGTACCCCAGGGCGGCGGCCGCCGAGTTCGGTGAGCCGGCCGCGGTGCCTGCCGACAACCTGTTGATGACCGGCGGGTCGGCCGGCCTTGCGGAGATGATCGCCCGCACCGAGCGCGGCCTGCTGTTGAGCACGCTGTGGTACATCCGCACGGTCGACCCCGCGGTGCTGCTGCTGACGGGGCTGACCCGCGACGGGGTCTACCTGGTCGAAGACGGCGAGGTCACCGCTGCCGTCAACAACTTCCGTTTCAACGAGAGCCCGCTGGACCTGCTGCGCCGGGCGACCGAAGTGGGGGTCAGCGAGCGGACGTTGCCCCGCGAGTGGGGTGACTGGGCGACGCGGGCCGTGATGCCGACGCTGCGGATTCCCGACTTCCATATGTCTTCGGTCAGTCAGGCGCAATAATCCATGGATGGGCGATGACGGACTTGTCGATCGGATCGCGGCCCTGGTATCGATGTCTTCGGGCGATGCGCGCCTCGACACGGTCATCCGGCTGACGTGCGGCAGGGCGCTGTCGCTGCCGGCCCTGCCGGTGGAGGTCGACCTGATCGACGGGTCGTCGGAGACCGAGATGGTGGTGGCGGCGTTCACGGAGCAATTCGCCGTCGATGTGACGGGCATCAAGGCCAACCAGCGGTCTCGGTTCCTCAAGTCATTGGGCGACAGCGCGTTTCGGACCGCAGCGGCGATCTTCGTCGCCGACTTCGTCCCGCGGGTGTGGGCGGGCTGTGAAGCGCTGGGACTGCGAAGGCGAAGCAACGGCGCTGTCGCCTCGTGGGACCACGACAGTGATCCGGTCGACGCCCTGCTCAACGGTTTCGTGCCAGCGGTGGCGCGACTGCGTGAGCTCGATCCGGTGACGACGGAGATCGTGCGGCTGCGCGGTGCCACACAGCACAACTGCCGGCTGTGCAAGTCGCTGCGCGAGGGGAACGCGCTCGATGCCGGCGGGTCCGAGGACTTGTACTCGCAGATCGAGCGCTATGAGTCGGCTGATGGTCTGGGTGTGGCGCACAAGGCGGCGCTGCGGTACGTCGACGCGTTGATATGGACGCCGTCACGCATCGGCTCGGACGTCGCTGCGGGCGTGCGGAAGAACTTCACCGAGAAGCAGGCTTGGGAGTTGACGCTCGACGTGATGCGTAACGCGTGCAACAAGATCGCGGTGTCGCTGGGCGCGGATGCGCCCCGGGTCGCCGACGGCACCGAACGGTATTTGATCGACGCTGACGGGCAGACGGTTTACGCGGACACGGCGTAGGGCGCTCGCGTGCCGCCGACGGTGGCGGCTGGCTCGGGGGCTGCTCAGCGGTCAGGTCGACGCCGGCGGGATGCTCTGCTCGAATCGAAATACGTTGGCGGGGTCGTACTTTCTCTTGATGGAGCGCAGTCGGTCGACGTTGGCTCCCCAATAGGTGCTGGCCCAGTCGTCCGTGCCGGCGTTCGGCACGTTGACGTAGGCGCCGTTCACATAGGGCCGCATCGCCCGGCTGAACTCGGCAGTCCAAGCCAGGGCCCCGGCGGTCATCGGATCGACGGGTGCGGCGACCCCACCCCGGCTACCCCAGCCGGCGCCGATTTCGGCGTAGAAGAGCGCGTCGCGGTGCGCGAAGGCAGAGCCACCGGTGGGCTCGGTTTCCTTGACCGCCCCGCCGAAGGCGTTCGTGAAGTAATTGGACTCCCGTGAGGGGGCCTTGGCCATGTAGGAGCCGATCAGGCTGATCGCCTCATCCGGAAATGGCTCGGTAGTGAACTGCGAGAAGAACTTCCAGTTCGCGGGTTCGTCCTGCGGAGGCGTCTGGAATGATGCGAACGTGTCGGCCCAGGGCGCGCTCGTTGCCACGATCTCGGGCTTGCCGACCGACAGTATCGGCTCCAGCAGTCCCTTGGCTTCTGCTTGCGAGCCGTGCGAAAGCGCCCCGGACAGCAGGATCCTGTCAGGGTGGATCTCGAGCTGGCTGGTGAGGCGGTTGTCGGTGTTCGGCGCCGAGTGCTGCCACGCGTCGAACACCGATCCCAGGTCGTCGAGGTCCGGCCACGTCGCGGTCACGTAAGAGACCCGCGTCAGTGGATGAACCTTGTAGGTCAGTGACGTGACTATCCCGAAGTTGCCGTTGCCGGCCCCGCGCAGCGCCCACAGCAGATCCGCGTTGTTCGTTTCGTCGGCCGTGATCACCTGCGCCCCGTCGGCGCCCGCCGCCACGACGACCTCGGCCGCCATCAAGTTGTCGCAAGCCATCCCGATGCTGCGGGTGAGCAGGCCCAGTCCACCGCCGAGGGTGGCGCCGACCAGTCCGACGGTGCCCTCGGTGCCGGTCGGCGCCGCGAGCCCCTCCTTCCCCAGCGTGGTCACCGCTTCCATCTGGGTGAGTCCGGCGCCGACGGTTGCGGTGCAGGCCGCGGCATCGACCCGGGCCGCCTTCAGCCCACTGACGTCGATCACGATGCCGTTGTCCACATTCGACCAGCCTTCGAGGCAGTGACGGCCGCTGCGGACGCGAAGCGCGACGTCGTTTCGCCGTGCCCACGTCAGTGCGTTGATCACGTCCTGCGTCTCTCGTGCATAGACGATCGCGAGCGGATGGTGAGTGAAGAGTTCGTCCCAGCCGGTGCTCGCTGCCCGGTAGTCCGCATCGCCGGGACACACGACGCGGCCGGTCAGGCCCGCCGGACTCGTCATTGTCGGGACGTCACGCCGGCTGAGTTCCATCAGGCAGGCTAGCAGCGAGCCTGTCGGGGACGTCCTCGTTTCGCCGCGCGGACCAGCAGCTCTTACGGCGTCACCGCATTGACGGGGCGGTCGAAACCGTCGTGGGGTAAGACGAGGTCAGGCAGACTGACTGGATGACGACCGACCTTGTCAAGCTGATCACCACAACAGGAGCATGGACGAACGCACCGCGAAGAATCGCAGCATCGCCATGAGCTTCGCGACCGTGCTGAGTACCACTCTTGTGCCGTTCGCATCAGTGGTGTCAACGGCGACTGTAGCCATCTGGACCAAGCGCCTGGACAACAAGTCCAAGCGGGAAGAAAGAATGCACGCACTGACCCTCGACTACGAGAAGCGGGCGGGCGACGACAAGAAGGCCGCGTTGAAGAACCTCATTTCGGCGACCCTTCATCTCAAGCGGGGAGCGGAACCGCGCGCGGGGACTGAGGTCACGGTGGAGACCATCAGCCAGCGGCGTATCGATGCGCTGAGCGAGTTGTACGAATTCCGCGGACGGCTTGGACTCGACGACGGAATCGCCGAGCTGATGATCTACGCGTCAGGGCCGGTTCGCGAGCTCACCGAATTGGTGCTCGACCACTGGGACCACCAATTCCGCGAGCACGGTTACTCGTTGAGTCAGCTCGACGCCTGCAAGAGGCAACTGGTCAAGACTGCCTCCGACGCCCCGCCAGACGATCTGGCAATCCTCAGCGGTGAGGAGAAGTGGTGTGCCCTGAAGCAGGAAGAAAACCAGTGGCTCAGAAGGCTCGGCGATGAGTCGGACCTCGACGTCGACGCGCTGGTGGATCTGTGCAACCGGGTATTGAAAGCTGCCCACAAGGACTTGCGTGGCGGCTTCGGCCTAGCGACGGAATAGTGAATCGGCGGCTCGGCGCAACGAGCTGCTGATTGGCTTGACGCCTGTCAAGTATTGTCGGGTTCATGCTGTTGCAGGAGCTGTTGCCTGAGGTACCGAAGTCGGCCGAGGACGCGCTGGAACTCTTCGACGCCTCCGACGCCGTCGACCCGGACTTCATGATCGGCACCTGGCACGGCGCCGACCTCCCGACGAGCCACCCGATGGATGGACTACTGCAGGCCAGCGGTTGGTGGGGAAAGCAATTCGTCGACGCCGAGACCGTCCACCCGCTGTTGTTCCCCGCCCGCGACGGGGCGTCGCTGTGGGCGCTCAACCCGGTGCTCGCGTTCGGCGGGCTCGGACTCGCAACCAAGGTGCCCCTGCTGAAGAACCGGTCATTCGTCGAGCCGATCGCA from Mycobacterium sp. IDR2000157661 harbors:
- a CDS encoding carboxymuconolactone decarboxylase family protein — translated: MGDDGLVDRIAALVSMSSGDARLDTVIRLTCGRALSLPALPVEVDLIDGSSETEMVVAAFTEQFAVDVTGIKANQRSRFLKSLGDSAFRTAAAIFVADFVPRVWAGCEALGLRRRSNGAVASWDHDSDPVDALLNGFVPAVARLRELDPVTTEIVRLRGATQHNCRLCKSLREGNALDAGGSEDLYSQIERYESADGLGVAHKAALRYVDALIWTPSRIGSDVAAGVRKNFTEKQAWELTLDVMRNACNKIAVSLGADAPRVADGTERYLIDADGQTVYADTA
- a CDS encoding DUF4334 domain-containing protein codes for the protein MLLQELLPEVPKSAEDALELFDASDAVDPDFMIGTWHGADLPTSHPMDGLLQASGWWGKQFVDAETVHPLLFPARDGASLWALNPVLAFGGLGLATKVPLLKNRSFVEPIAALRPVLQARSAKARLRTTRFRGVDSATMIYDQVPIMDVFRRLSDEAVIGAMDLRGVRQPYFFVLRRDDSLPLA
- a CDS encoding TldD/PmbA family protein, with translation MTATRRVDADFLGLPRHALADAALSAAVAAGAGYADLRIHAITTEFLQLRDGELESAVLDREIGMAVRVIVDGTWGFASHAELSPEVAADTARRAVAVATTLAPLNAERIELAAEPVYADVSWVSDYRIDPFAVGFAEKLDVLAEYSGRLLAADGVDHVSALLNAVKEQTFYADTFGSSITQQRVRVLPSLEAVTVDAAAGTFDTMRTLAPPTARGWEAVASDEAWDWTGELAALPSLLAEKLKSPSVAAGLTDLVIDPSNLWLTIHESVGHATEYDRAIGYEAAYAGTSFATPDKLGSMRYGSPVMNVTADRTVDYGLATVGFDDEGVRAQQWDLVRDGIFVGYQLDRVFAPRLGVSRSNGCAYADSPHHVPIQRMPNVSLEPAAEDISTEDLVGRVADGIYIVGDKSWSIDMQRYNFQFTGQRFFRIRDGRLDGQVRDVAYQATTTDFWGSLDAVGGPSTWRLGGAFNCGKAQPGQVAPVSHGCPSALFRGVNVLNTRAEGGR
- a CDS encoding TldD/PmbA family protein, whose product is MIGAQQVVDIALAEAVRLGRADETIVLVTDRSDAALRWAGNSMTTNGESSSRQTTVISIIRNGDEAYVGSVRSSEVDPTTIAGLVSSSQEAARSAPEARDSAPLIAAGDPSADWDAPPPGTGVQVFRPVADALARRFRGGDQLYGYARHILETTFVATSDGLRRRFTQPTGSVEINAKRDGASAWAGFSTADFADVPTDSMLEQLSTRLGWAKRSVELPAGRYETLLPPSTVADLLIYLTWSMAGRGAQEGRTALSAPGGGTRVGEKLTELPLTLYSDPFADGLACTPFVATSTSSERVSMFDNGMDIERMDWIRDGTINALAYPRAAAAEFGEPAAVPADNLLMTGGSAGLAEMIARTERGLLLSTLWYIRTVDPAVLLLTGLTRDGVYLVEDGEVTAAVNNFRFNESPLDLLRRATEVGVSERTLPREWGDWATRAVMPTLRIPDFHMSSVSQAQ
- a CDS encoding FAD-binding oxidoreductase — protein: MTSPAGLTGRVVCPGDADYRAASTGWDELFTHHPLAIVYARETQDVINALTWARRNDVALRVRSGRHCLEGWSNVDNGIVIDVSGLKAARVDAAACTATVGAGLTQMEAVTTLGKEGLAAPTGTEGTVGLVGATLGGGLGLLTRSIGMACDNLMAAEVVVAAGADGAQVITADETNNADLLWALRGAGNGNFGIVTSLTYKVHPLTRVSYVTATWPDLDDLGSVFDAWQHSAPNTDNRLTSQLEIHPDRILLSGALSHGSQAEAKGLLEPILSVGKPEIVATSAPWADTFASFQTPPQDEPANWKFFSQFTTEPFPDEAISLIGSYMAKAPSRESNYFTNAFGGAVKETEPTGGSAFAHRDALFYAEIGAGWGSRGGVAAPVDPMTAGALAWTAEFSRAMRPYVNGAYVNVPNAGTDDWASTYWGANVDRLRSIKRKYDPANVFRFEQSIPPAST